The genomic interval gcccggccccgccggcgcgccGGACCCCTCGCCCAGGCCGGCGGGCCGGTCGGTATTAGCATGGCGAGTCATCATGGGCGGCTCCGCGCcgtggcgccggccccggggagggcgagggctcACCCCTCGGCCACGTCCAAGCGCTGCTCGGCGGCGATGGCCTTCTCGTCGGGCCGGCCGGCTTTCTCCAGGAAGCAGAGCGCGGGGTCGGCTCGCATGGTGTTGTACTTCTCGTAGCCTGCGGAGGCTCAAGCGTCACGCGCCGGCCGGGCGGAAAACGCCTCGTTTTTTTCACCCCCGCTCCCCGTTTCCGCCCCCCTCAACCCCGGCAGCGGCGCGCGCACCGTGTTTGAAGACGCCGATGAGCAAGGACTTGTCGGCTTCGGCGTCCCACCAGGCGGTCGGCACCTCGAGCTGCTCCACCAGCGGGAACCATATGTCGATCTCGCTGCAGGGGACGGGACGGGGTAAAGGGAGAGCGAAacggggtggcggggggccggggagggccggAGACGGGGCCCGGAGGCTCGTACCTGGCCACCGCCCCCGCCAACACCTTCTCGGCCTGGTCGCCGATGACCTCCTGGCGCAGGTAGTACAGCATTCGCACCCGGAGCAGCACTCTGGGCGGACGAGGAGCAAAGTCAACGAGGGAAAgacgcccggcgcggccccggcgaggGAGCCAGGACGGCGACGGAGCGGCCTGGACGTCCCTCCGCCTCTCCCTTACTTGTTGCACTGATGCTTGAGATGTTTCTTGTAGCTCTCGTCCTGGAAGAGGGTGTCGGGGTTGTACTTGCGGATCCACTCGGCCTTGTGGACGTCGAAGGTGCTCTGCGATTTCACCTTCTTGCCTTTGCGGCCCCGGGGCACCGGGATGGACAGGCCTGATGCGGCGgcgggaggaaaagaaagaggggtCAGAGCGGGACCCCGAGGTCCCTGCGGCCCCGTAGCTCCCGCGCCTGCGGGGGACCCTCACCCGAGTGGTTTTGCAGCTCCTTGGCCTTGCCGTTCTCTGCAGGGCTGATGAGGTCCCAGATGAAGCCCTTGATGTTCTCGTCGCCCCGGTAGTGCAGCAGGCAGTAGACCAGGATGGCCCGGCAGATGGTCTCCACGTCCCGCTCCGAGAGGCGCCGCTTGAACCGCCCGTGCGACAGGATCTCCCGCCACCGTCCCCAGCTGCCGAGGAAAAGTCGAGGGTTGGGGGGAAGGTCGGGGGAAAAGGGGTTTCGGCGGAGAGGTCCGCGTCCTCACCCGTAGACCAGCAGGTGCTTCTCGACGCGGAAGCAGTCGGTGCGGCCGTAAGCGTGGTGCAGAGGGTGGTGGTGCCGGTCGTGGCGCCGGGAGCGGGGTCTCTCCTCGTCTTCGCTCTCCAGGTCGGAGAACTCCACCAGGTCGTCGTCCCGCAAGGTGCTGAAGTGCCGCGTCTGCTTGCGCACCCGGGGCGTGTCGATCACCAGGTTGTTCTGGGGGAAGACGACGACGAAACGAGCGGAAGgtaaagagggagggaggaggcggaCGGGAGCCTCGGGAGCCCCGCCGCAGCGCGGTTGCCCTCACCTTGCTGTTCAgcaggtccaggtccaggtcGGCTTTCTTGGCCCATTTCTGCCAGAAGTTGGGGTCGTCCAAGGCGATGTCGGTGCGGTTCTCGGAGGCCACGAAGCTCGCCTGCGGCGACAGCCCCCGAGGCTCGTTCGACCGGCGGCGGGGGGAAGAAGGTGGGCCGCGGGTGGCCCCCGAGGGGCTGCGGAGGTACCTTGGCGAAGGTGGAGCCCTTCCCCTCGCTCTcgatggtgatggtggtggtgcgGCGCAGCAGGATCTGGTCAATGTCCTCCTCGCAGAACTTGGAGCCCTCGTCGTCCTCCTCCATGATGGCGGCGTAGGCCCCCTTGCGCAGCAGGTCCTCGATCTCCTTCTTGGAGAACTGCTGGATCTGCCGGCGGCGGGAGAAGCAGCGGGTTGAGAGACGCGTGAGCCGCCCCGAATCCAATGGGGCTCCGGGCGACCCTCGGCGAAGCCACCTGAGATCAAGAAGGGCTCCGGGCCTCGAGTCCCAAgccgcccccgcccacccctcacCAAAACGCCGGTCCCTCGCCTTACCCCGGCGATGTTGCCCTCGCGGCCGCTCATGGACTGCAGCACGGCTTTGTCCAGGCCCAGCTTGAGGCTGGCCTTGTCGAACATCTCCCGCTCGTAGGAGTTGCGCGTGATGAGGCGATAGACCTTCACCGCCTTGCTCTGCCCGATGCGGTGGCATCGGGCCTGGGCCTGGCGAAGAGGACGGCGGCGGTGGGGAAGGAAGGCGGGGCCGAGCTGGTCGtagttttccccccccccaacccccccggccccatcgTCCTTACCTGGAGGTCGTTTTGGGGGTTCCAGTCCGAGTCGAAGATGATGCAGGTGTCGGCGGCGGTGAGGTTGATGCCCAACCCGCCCGCCCGGGTGCACAGCAGGAACACGAAGCGGTCCGAATCGGGCTTGCTGAAGCGGTCGATGGCGGCCTGCCGCAGGTTGCCTCGCACCCGCCCGTCGATGCGCTCGTACAAGTACCTGCGGGCGGCCGAGAGCCGGGCCAGGACCGCCGGCGTCCTCCCGGTTTCTCCTCGGTCCGCCCCCTttccccggcgccgcggcccgccccgctCACCTCTTCTGGATGAGGTAGTCCTCCAAGATGTCGAGGCACCGCACCATCTGGGAGAAGATCAGCACCTTGTGGCCGCCGGCCTTGAGCTTGGGCAGCAGCTTGTCGATGAGCACCAGCTTGCCGGCCGAGCGCACCATGGCCTGGAGGTGGAAGTCGTGGGGCACGTGGTGGTGGCACGACTCTCGAAACTCGGCCAGGATCTTCTCCTCCGCGCCTGCGGGGGGCCAACGGGACCGTCACGGAGGTGGAGGGGGCACCGAGGCTGCGCAGGCGACCTTCTCggggagccccctcgcccccatCAAAGCGGCATCGAAGCCAAACTAGCTGCCGCGGAGAACTCCTTCCCCCGTGACGCCAAGCGCGCCGGGACGGTTAGGCCGGCTCTGCGGACCGCACGAGGACGGGGAAGACGAGCCCCAAACCCGAGAGGCCACCGAGTCGCTGGCGAAAGGGGAAAgtagcggggcccggggcggcggggggattCGTCACCCACGTTCTCCCTCGAGGCGTCTGCTtggggctgctgctggagagAGGACAAGgggcagagaccccaggccctgCCTGCCCCTCACCGTTGATGAGGTAGGGGTGGTTGCAACACTTCCGCAGCTCCATCATGGTGTTGAGCAGGTTGGGCATGTTGGTGTGGCCAGCACCCTTGGACAGGAAGGAGAAGTTTTTCTCCAGGATGGCCCGGTAGTATTTCTTCTGGATGTTTGTCAGCTCCACCTCGATGATGGTCTCCTGCTTGGGAGCGAGGTTCTTCTCCACGTCCTCCTTCAACCGCCGGAGCATCATGGGCTTGAGGATGGCCTGTAGCTTCTGCACCTGTGGCCGGGAGCAGGGGGAAGAGTGGGTGCACGGGCAGGGCAGGACCTGCACGTCCAGGAAGGGGTCACCGAGGGCTCTTCTGCTCACCTGCTCCTCTGTCTTGAGGTCTCCAAAGTCCTTGAGGAACTCGGCTTCGGAAGGGAACTGAGAGGGCTCCAGAAAGTGCAGGAGGCTGAAGAGTTCCTCCACCGTGTTTTGCAGGGGGGTGCCCGTCAAGAGGACTTTGTGCTCCTGCCGTCCGAGGTGGGGCAGAGCGTGAGGGTCCGGAGGGAGGCGAGCCGAGCCCGTCAACGAGACCGGCCGCTCCTCAACCCCCTCGCCCCATCACAGGCACGGAGAGCCCCCTCGGGAAAACACccccaggaaggcagagggagacTCTCGCCGGCTGCGGCGCTCACCAGGTCCATGTGCTTGAGGCTGTCGAGCAGCTTGCAGTTGCGGTTCTTGAGGCGGTGAGCTTCGTCGATGATGACGCAGCGCCACTCGATCTCCCGCAGCTCCGGGCAGTCCGACAGGATCATCTCGAAGGTGGTGATGAGCGCGTCGAACTTGTAGGCCCCGGGGATGAGGCGGCCCTGGCCGGAGGAGGACAACGGACCCGTAAGGGAGGAACGGAGGCCCACCAAGAGGTGAAGGCAACTCCAACGTCTCCCCGCCACGCTGCGCCCAAACCTCCCCCCACCGCTGCCGGCGCCCACACACGCAGCTACAAACCCGGAGGGCTTGCGGGAGCGCTCGTGGCCTGCAAGGACCCAGATGTCCTCTGCTGCCGGTCGCCCGGCCCCGGGAGCACCCCGCTCCAGGCCGTACCCGGGAGTCCTTGCAGTACATCTCGTACTGCTGGATCATCTGCCGCGAGGCCAGGCTGCCGTGGTAGACGATGCTGTTCATCTCCGTCCAGGTGTTGAACTCCCGCTCCCAGTTGGTGATGGTGGAGAGCGGGGCGATGACGAGGAAAGGGCCCCGGATGCCCACGTTGTACACCTCCTGCAGGAAGGCGATGGACTGGATGGTTTTGCCCAGGCCCATCTCGTCGGCCAGGATGCAGTTCTGCctgcggggaggagaggggcggcgggttGGCGGAGGCCGGAGCAGGGGCGTCGGGgagccgcgcgcccgccccggctcggccccgtcACTCGCCTGTTGTACCAGTTGAAGAGCAGCCAGTTGACGCCCTCCAGCTGATACTCGCGGAGCTGATTGTGGTTCTTGTACTCGTGGGACAACTCGAGCTTCTTCCAGGAGCCCGCTTGGGGCCGGGCCTGCGGGAGAGACGGGTACGGAGCGAGCGTCGGGTTTTGCCGGAGGGAAAGGGCGGGGGGGAAAGGGCGCGCGCGGGCCGCGACGGCTCACCACCCGCTTGAGCTCCGGGTGCCGCGCCTGGATCCGCTTGAACTCCCCGATCTTGCCCTCGTCCACGTCCTCCTTGAGCTCCCAGGTGCTGTCCTCGTAGGGCAAGGAGCACCACTTCACCAGGTAGTAGACCACCGGCTGGCCGGGGCGGGCAGGAAGAGCAGGGAGACGGGGTTACTCGGCGCCTACAGCTCCCAAAAAACCCACCTCGCCGCCCGCGGACGGGGCTAGGCCCAGCGCGCTCACCTCCCCGTTGTCCTTGTCGACGCTGTGGGATTCGTCCAGGATGCGGTCCACCTCCACGTAGTCCGGGTTGAACGGCTCCTCGTCCTGGGCAGAGGTCGGGTGAGGAGGGGGGCCGGCGCGCCTCCCCGCCCCGGTTTTCCGGCTcttcccccccactcccatcGCCACCTCCCGCACCTCGTGGAAGAAGTGCCGCATCTGCGTCATCTTCGTCTTGAAGCGCTTCAGCTTCTGGTGGATCCTCTTGTCCTTCTCCAGCTGGTCGATGGTGGCCCACTCGCAGTGCAGGTAGGAGCTGAGAAGGGAAGGCGGCAGCGTTAACCACACCCGGCAGGCGGACGCCCCGGACCGAGAGCGGCCCCGTCCGCGAGTCTGCTTCCCCGCCAACTCTCCGGGGAAAGGGTTCGGACCGGAGGAGGACGTTCCCAAGCGCTGCCTGCAGGAGGGGACCTCTCAGCGAGCGGCCAGGCGGCGCCAGCGCCACCTTCTCTTTGACCCGCCGCCTCGTTACGGCGAGGCGTTAACGAACCAACCCTCTCCCCGTGACGCGTCCCGGTTCACGCAGCTCGACCCGCAACGCCCCCCGCTCGCCGGGACACCTACTAGTTCTTGTACTTGACGAAGAACTCCTCCGACTCCGTGAACTGCCCCGACGGGAGCTGCGAAGGGCAAGGAAGGGGACTTAACGCCGTGGAAAACCCGCTCGGCGGGCGGGAGAAACCCGCCGGAGCTGCCGGAAAGCCCCCGGGCTCACCTCTTTCTTCACCACTCGCATGGAGAGGACCTTGTCCACGATGGCGGCGTCTTCCTCGCTGGGGTTTTCCTGGGCGGGAAGGAAAGGTCGGTCAAGGGCaagctgcgccgcgccgccgagacggccgccgcgggccggggacTCACCACGAAAAACTGCATGGAGGGCAACGTCTCGCCCTCGGGTTCGGGCTCGGGgacggggggctgcggggccgggggctgttcGGGTCGCACCGGGCCGGTGACGTCCAGCTCCTCGTCTTCCTCGTCGTCGGTGATTTTGATGTCCAGGTCCTCGGTGTATTTCTTGCGTTTCACCTGGCGGTTCGAGCGCCGTTTCTGGGCGAAGCGAGGAGGCGGGCGTCAAGGAAGCGaagggccgggcgcgggcgggctGGGGGCCGAGACGgacctccgcagacgccccgggGCGGAGGtaggacgccgccgccgccgacctcACCTGCacgctgctctcctcctcctcccggggcgACGGGGCCGGCATCACCTCGGCGTCCGAGTTGTCGGAGGAGGCGTTGCGCTTCCGCTTCTTCCCCACCACGGGGGTGATGGTGctgggggaggaagagcagaagggTGAGGAAGAGCAGAAGGGCGAGGAAGAGCAAAAGGGCGAGGAAGAGCAAAAGGGCGAGGAAGAGCAGAAGGGCGAGGAAGAGCAGAAGGGCGAGGAAAGGCCACGGGGCGGACGGGGAGCTCCGTCCCTCACCTGGGCTTGCTGCGGCCCTTGCTCTTGCCGGCGCCGCCTTGGCCCTTGCCCTTGCGCGGCCGCTCCTCCTTGGGGCCGCCGCGCTCGGCGGGTCCTTTGCGCCGGCGCTTGCGTTCGCCTTCCTCCTCGGGCCGCACGCTGGGCAGCTCGTCCTCGTTGAGGACGCGGGGGATGTTCTGCTCGCCCCGGGCCCGGGCTCGGGCGATGGCTTCGGCCACGATGCGGTTGgctttctcctgtttcttctgGTGTTCCAGCTTGCGGCTCTCCTCCGAGGCGCCCCGCGAGCCGGGGCCGGACAAGGTGGCCACCTCGCCGCTGCTCAGCACCTTCACCACCGACAGCCCCGGCGAGCTGCCCTGCGACGAGCCGGCCTGCGGCGGGAATAAAAGAAACCGGAGTCggatcaaaaaaaaacccccaacggGGCCAGCGTCGAGCGTCTCGGGCGCGTCCCAAAAAGTCCTCCTTGCTGCCCGGGGCCACCGGCTCGTACCTGGGGCTGCAGCACCACCTTGAGGGGCACCGTCAGGCGCTGGCCCGCGCCGCCCACCACCTGCGCCGCCGGCGGCACGGAGGAGACGGCCACgggcgccggctgccccgcggccgggggtTGCTGCAGCAGTTGGATCTTCTGGGCGTTGGGAGCCGGTtgggcgccgggcgccggcggctgcTGCACCTGGAGCTGGATGGTGACCACCTTGGCCGGTTGGCCCGGGGCGCCCTTGGCTTGGCCGAGGGCGGCCAGTTGGTTGCCCTGCAGGACGATCTTGCCcggcaggctgcccagcaccacgtggcgctgcccggcggcggcgttGGCGCCcggcggctgctgcagcaccagggTGATGCGCTTGGATTCGCCCTGCGGGCGGGAAGAGAAGAGGTgaggccaccgccgccgccgccgccatcaaccaccaccgccaccaccaccaccgctgccaATGCCACCACCGCCGCCAACGCCACCGCTATcaaccaccaccgccaccaccaacGCTGCCAATGCCACCAACGCCACCGCCGCCAACGCCACCGCCATcaaccaccaccgccaccaccaccaacGCTGCCAATACCACCAACGCCACCGCtatcaaccaccaccaccaacgcTGCCAATGCCACCAACGCCACCACCGCCAACGCCACCAACGCCACCGCCACCACTACCGCtatcaaccaccaccaccaacgcCGCCAATACCACCaacgccaccaccgccaccactaCCGCtatcaaccaccaccaccaccaacgcTGCCAATGCCACCAAcgccaccaccgccactgccaccaccagcagctcCACACCAACGCCAACAACACCACTACCAATGCCACCACCATCACCaacgccaccaccacctccacaccactgccaccaccatcaccaacgccaccaccacctccataccactgccaccaccatcaccaacgccaccaccacctccataccactgccaccaccatcaccaacgccaccaccacctccataccactgccaccacctccataccaccgccaccaccaccaccaccatcaaaGCCACCACCACCACGCTGCCGGCACTACCACCACCAACGCCACCCCCAACGCGGCCAtcacctcaccaccaccaccaccaccacctcctcgtcactgccaccctcaccaacgccaccaccaccaccaccaccaccacttccacAAAGCCAACGCTGCCAACGCCACCACCACCAACGCCAACACCGCCACCATCATGCCaacgccaccaccaccactgccatgCCAacgtcaccaccaccaccactaccatgccaccaccaccaccaccaccaccgaaGCTACGGGAGATGTTTCTCCACGGCCCAGCCGGCCGCTCTCACCTGGGCGGGAGCCGACGTGAGGGTGACGGCCGGTTTCAGCGGCGTCCCGGCGCCCGGCGGCTTCACGGGTTGCAGCACCAGCTGTTTCACGGGTCGGCCGGGTTGGACCAAACGATGGACggtggcggcgcccggcccggccggcgtcACTTTACCGGCTAACACGGCGTTGCCGGAAACGATGGAGACGCCGGGCCGGAGCGGCGTACCCGTCAACACTTTGGCGAAGGTCACCTTGCCGCcgttggccgccgccgccgccagcggctgGGCCGGCGCTTGGAGCTGCGCCACGTGAGCGCCGgccgccgagcccccggccgGGGCTTTGAGGATGACGATTTTGGGAGCGGGCAGAgcggcgggcgaggaggaggaggaggaaggcgccgGGGCGGCCACCCCCATGAAGGGGTTGCCTTGGCTCAACACGTCCTGctcgggcggcgcgggggcgtcCGTCGGGGCGGCgtcgggcgccggggccgccggcgtcTCCTCGGGCGGCGGCGTCTCCGCCGGGGCGGCgtcggacggcggcggcggcggaggaggaagaggaggaggaagaggaggaggcggcggcggctcctccaaGGCCCCCGCCAACCCCAGCGCCTCCTCGATGGGGTCGTGGGGGGCCGGGGCGAAGCCGTCGTCCGTCAGGGCGTCCAGGCCGAAGAGGTTGGGGTCGTCGAAGAGGTCCATGATGGGGTCGGCCAtggcgccggggcggcccggcggcccggcgGTCCCGGCTGCGGGGAGAGCGCGGGCGGTTCAGCCGCCGTCCTGTGCCCCCACCGCCCTCACCCCAACCCcgaccccctcctgcccccccagaccccctgcaaTCCCTCctaccccccccaaatcccctcctacccccctagacccccctcTCCTACCCCCggaccccctcctgccccccagaccccctgcaatccccccagaccccctgcaaACCCCCCAGACCCCGCACAGCCCCTTCCTGTTCCCCAGACCCCCtgcaacccccccagacccctgcaaccccctcctgccccccagaccccctgcaatccccccagaccccctgcaactccccccagaccccctgcaatcccccccaaacccctgcaacccccccagaccccctgcaaACCCCCCAGATCCCtgcaacccccccagaccccctgcaaTCCCCCCAGAACCCCTGcaatcccccccagacccccagctgccccccagacACCATGCAATACCCCCAAACCCCTGcaatcccccccagaccccctgcagtcccctcctgtcccccagaccccatgcaatccccccagacccctgcaatcccccccagaccccctgcaacccccccagatcccctcctgcccccctagACCCCCTGCAATCCCCCCAGCTCCAtgcaacccccccagacccctgcaatcccccccagaccccctgcagtcccctcctgccccccagaccccatgCAATCCCCCCAGACCCTCTGCAATcctccccagaccccctgcaacccccccagatcccctcctgcccccctagACCCCCTGCAAACCCCCCAGCTCCATGCAATCCCTCTCTAGACCCCCtgcaacccccccagaccccctgcaaCCCCCCCAGCTCCATGCAATCCCCTCCTAGACCCCCTGCAACCCCCCAGCTCCATGcaatcccccccagaccccctgcaacccccccagaccccctgcaaCCCCCCAGCTCCATGCAATCCCCTCCTAGACCCCCtgcaacccccccagacccccgcaACACCCCCCAAGACTCCTGCAACCCCCCTTAGCTCCATGcaatcccccccagacccctgcaacccccccagatcccttcctgcccccccagacccctgcaaccccccccccagctccatgcaatcccctcccagaccccctgcaaccccccccagaccccccccccgatccccctcgccgcccggctcccgcgcacccccctccccgtcctgcagccgccgcttcctccccggggcgggggggggggggcccaggcggagCCGGGTCCGGTTACCGGCTgctgcttccttccccccccccccaaaaaaacacacCGCCTGGCAGCCGGGCATCCgcaccgcctccccccccccccgaaaacgGGGCCCGGAGCGACGCAGGGCGTCACGGGAGCTGCCCGGCTCGGCGGTGACTCAGGGCGAGGCGACGCCGGAGCGAAAATCCATCatgggggggggtgctgggagcactgggagggccaGGCacgggggcactgggagcactgggagggcaggCACGGGGGCCCTGGGGTGGCCAGTCATGGGGGGGGCGGGCTAGAGGGAGAACGCCCATTAATCGGGGAATGGGAGGTGCTGGGGTGCCCAGTAAGAGGgggaactgggggcactgggTGCCCAGTATCAGGGGCACTGGGGTGCCCAGTAAGAAAGGAGCGGGGGGCAATGGGGTGCCCAGTAAGAAGGGAACTGGGAGAATTAGGGTGCCCAGTATcagggggactggggggactggggtgcCCAGTCGCAAGGGGGCGGGGTGCCCAGTTGCAGGgaaactgggggcactggggtgcCCAGTATCagggggactgggggcactgggccgCCCAGTAATAAGGAACTGGGGGATACTGGGCCTCCCAGTAACAAGGGACTGGGCAGCACTGGGCCTCCCAGTCACagagggactgggggcactgggcctCCCAGTCACAgggaactgggggcactggggctcCAGTTTCAGGGGAACTGGGACTACTGGGCTTCCTACTAATAAtgaactgggggcactgggggcccACTCGCAAGGGAACTGGGATTCCCAGTTGCAGGGGAACTGGGGCACTGGGCCTCCCAGTAAGACGCAACTGGGAGCACTAGGGGGGCCCAGTCACAGGGGAACTGGGGCTACTGGGGACCCCAGTTacagggggcactggggggccaCCGGGCCTCCCAGTAATAagcaactgggagcactgggggcccCAGTTACAAGGAAAACTGGAGGCACTAGGTCTCCTACTAATAatgaactgggagcactggggacccAGTTACAGGgggaactgggggcactgggggcctCAGTGGCAGGGGAACTGGGACTCCCAGTTGCAGgggaactgggggcactgggccTCCCAGTAAGACGCAattgggagcactggggggggccAGTCACAGGGGAACTGGGGCTACTGGGGACCCCAGTTACAGAAAGAACTGGGGCCACTGGGGACCCCAGTTacagggggcactggggggccaCCAGGCCTCCCAGTAATAagcaactgggagcactgggggcccCAGTTACAGGgggaactgggggcactgggccTCCTACTAATAATGAACTGGGGCTACTGGTGGGGGCCAGTTACAGGGGGAACTGGGGCCATTGGGCCTCCCAGTAAGATgcaactgggagcactggggggcccAGTTACAGGGGGAACTGGGGCCACTGGGGACCCCAGTGGCAGGGGAACTGGGGCCACCAGGCCTCCTACTAATAatgaactgggagcactgggggaccCAGTTACAGGGGGAACTGGGGCCACCGGGCCTCCCAGTAACAagcaactgggagcactgggggaccCGGTTACAGGGGGAACTGGGGCACTGGGCCTCCTACTAATAatgaactgggagcactgggggggccaGTTACAGGGGGAACTGGGGCCACCGGGCCTCCCAGTAACAagcaactgggagcactgggggaccCAGTTACAGGGGGAACTGGGGCCACCGGGCCTCCCAGTAACAAacaactgggagcactgggggggccaGTTACAGGGGGAACTGGGGCCACCGGGCCTCCCAGTAAGacggaactgggagcactggggccgCCCAGTCACGGGGTCGCTTCCgcctcgtccccccccccgccgccgccgccgccgccgccgccgccgccttcccgccccccccgcgctACGGGAGCCGCGCGGTCGCGCCCacgtgccccccgcccccccccgcgcgcggGGCCCTACCGTCCTTCCGCgacggccccccccgccgccgccgcgacatGGACGcgccccacctccctccccccgcccgcacATAGGCGGCTGGGAGCGGGCTGGGCTGAACCATCCCGcctagctgggggggggggggggaggcgggaaggAAGAGACAAAACCTCCGCCGGCGCCATCCCATAATACCCTCCCCCTACCGCCGCGTCGCTATGCCGACcggaaaataaaatagctttttgggggtgggtttttttggttttttttttttgttt from Struthio camelus isolate bStrCam1 chromosome 29, bStrCam1.hap1, whole genome shotgun sequence carries:
- the CHD8 gene encoding chromodomain-helicase-DNA-binding protein 8 isoform X3; amino-acid sequence: MADPIMDLFDDPNLFGLDALTDDGFAPAPHDPIEEALGLAGALEEPPPPPPLPPPLPPPPPPPSDAAPAETPPPEETPAAPAPDAAPTDAPAPPEQDVLSQGNPFMGVAAPAPSSSSSSPAALPAPKIVILKAPAGGSAAGAHVAQLQAPAQPLAAAAANGGKVTFAKVLTGTPLRPGVSIVSGNAVLAGKVTPAGPGAATVHRLVQPGRPVKQLVLQPVKPPGAGTPLKPAVTLTSAPAQGESKRITLVLQQPPGANAAAGQRHVVLGSLPGKIVLQGNQLAALGQAKGAPGQPAKVVTIQLQVQQPPAPGAQPAPNAQKIQLLQQPPAAGQPAPVAVSSVPPAAQVVGGAGQRLTVPLKVVLQPQAGSSQGSSPGLSVVKVLSSGEVATLSGPGSRGASEESRKLEHQKKQEKANRIVAEAIARARARGEQNIPRVLNEDELPSVRPEEEGERKRRRKGPAERGGPKEERPRKGKGQGGAGKSKGRSKPSTITPVVGKKRKRNASSDNSDAEVMPAPSPREEEESSVQKRRSNRQVKRKKYTEDLDIKITDDEEDEELDVTGPVRPEQPPAPQPPVPEPEPEGETLPSMQFFVENPSEEDAAIVDKVLSMRVVKKELPSGQFTESEEFFVKYKNYSYLHCEWATIDQLEKDKRIHQKLKRFKTKMTQMRHFFHEDEEPFNPDYVEVDRILDESHSVDKDNGEPVVYYLVKWCSLPYEDSTWELKEDVDEGKIGEFKRIQARHPELKRVARPQAGSWKKLELSHEYKNHNQLREYQLEGVNWLLFNWYNRQNCILADEMGLGKTIQSIAFLQEVYNVGIRGPFLVIAPLSTITNWEREFNTWTEMNSIVYHGSLASRQMIQQYEMYCKDSRGRLIPGAYKFDALITTFEMILSDCPELREIEWRCVIIDEAHRLKNRNCKLLDSLKHMDLEHKVLLTGTPLQNTVEELFSLLHFLEPSQFPSEAEFLKDFGDLKTEEQVQKLQAILKPMMLRRLKEDVEKNLAPKQETIIEVELTNIQKKYYRAILEKNFSFLSKGAGHTNMPNLLNTMMELRKCCNHPYLINGAEEKILAEFRESCHHHVPHDFHLQAMVRSAGKLVLIDKLLPKLKAGGHKVLIFSQMVRCLDILEDYLIQKRYLYERIDGRVRGNLRQAAIDRFSKPDSDRFVFLLCTRAGGLGINLTAADTCIIFDSDWNPQNDLQAQARCHRIGQSKAVKVYRLITRNSYEREMFDKASLKLGLDKAVLQSMSGREGNIAGIQQFSKKEIEDLLRKGAYAAIMEEDDEGSKFCEEDIDQILLRRTTTITIESEGKGSTFAKASFVASENRTDIALDDPNFWQKWAKKADLDLDLLNSKNNLVIDTPRVRKQTRHFSTLRDDDLVEFSDLESEDEERPRSRRHDRHHHPLHHAYGRTDCFRVEKHLLVYGWGRWREILSHGRFKRRLSERDVETICRAILVYCLLHYRGDENIKGFIWDLISPAENGKAKELQNHSGLSIPVPRGRKGKKVKSQSTFDVHKAEWIRKYNPDTLFQDESYKKHLKHQCNKVLLRVRMLYYLRQEVIGDQAEKVLAGAVASEIDIWFPLVEQLEVPTAWWDAEADKSLLIGVFKHGYEKYNTMRADPALCFLEKAGRPDEKAIAAEQRLDVAEGVDFDKDCEDPEYKPLPGTAKEPDDETDPLMLLDEEISVVDGDEGQPAQPGQLFWPPGSALTARLRRLITAYQRSYKQEQLKMEAAERGDRRRRRCEAACKLKEMARREKQQRWTRREQADFYRAVSSFGVEYDPDARRFRWGRFRALARLDRKTDESLTKYFHGFVAMCRQVCRLPPAAGDESPDPAVFIEPISEERASRTLYRVDLLRRLREQVLCHPLLPERLALCPPPGPELPAWWECGRHDGELLRGAARHGLAQAENAIMNDPDFSFLAARFGFCQGRAGTPQPPAAPPPPLPPPPPPPPPPKPDSAEDSDSELDLGKLSASTSESSSCSEDSDDDRGPDAAGGAKLFEEEESLLSLPTSREGDSPQPPAPGLPPEQPHLREWPKDRALIHRIDLVCQAVLSGKWPAAQRGPEPAGGGQGDGGTRLAGDYAAAQEEPPAPYTRLRHSPEEKEFTVQIKDEEGIKLTFQKHRLVPNGALRDRYQHLHPPGHKKNSKKLVELELQCLEGLRGPDIDLEARIPVVHKADGTLLVGDAAPRRADLESWLQAHPDFAVDPRFLAYMEDRRKQHKWHRCKKPGAVEAGCLPGLERGTVPGEANSKKGFLPDPVMSRLLPEGSPKARGRRAGVDLSKMVSLMGPAGPGLLGGLHGPFAPGPAPASSALPYAASSSAALLHPAAFALGPPRHDEEEEEDEEEEEDDDDDEEEEDEMDDLSQGYASSERDFSLLDDPMMPANSDSSDGANEAE